Proteins from one Nitrospirota bacterium genomic window:
- a CDS encoding efflux RND transporter periplasmic adaptor subunit: protein MARLSINIRKLSLVAVIVPLLVLLIYVALRSGPLALVPVTVTTVEDIAVSPSLFGVGTIGARYTYRIGPTIPGRIKNVNVHIGDRVKAGQLLGEMDPVDLDDRVAAQDAAIRRAGSAVLAAEAHERDTLARFNYSDTQAQRYEKLLQSQSVSEEAVESRRQERDVAWAGLASARANLEAVRQELLAARADREGVIKQRVSLRLFSPVNGLVTARNADPGTTAVAGQAVVELINPESVWINVRFNQLDSSGLRPGLQARIVLRSKASQILPGRVLLVEPLADAVTEEILAKVVFDDVPEPLPPVGELAEVSVGLPGLAPLPVVPNASVHRVNGAKGVWVTGDGGIRFAPVKLGATDPDGRVQVLDGLSAGDEVVVYSQKALNARSRVRIVERLPGVSK from the coding sequence ATGGCAAGACTATCCATAAATATCAGAAAACTCTCTTTAGTGGCAGTGATAGTTCCCCTGCTTGTACTCTTAATATATGTTGCCTTACGTTCAGGGCCGCTTGCCCTTGTCCCTGTGACAGTGACGACAGTGGAAGATATCGCTGTTTCACCGTCCCTTTTTGGAGTTGGCACTATCGGGGCCCGTTATACCTACCGTATCGGCCCTACGATCCCCGGACGGATTAAAAACGTAAACGTGCATATCGGTGACAGGGTAAAGGCAGGCCAACTGCTTGGTGAAATGGACCCGGTGGATCTGGACGACCGTGTAGCTGCGCAGGATGCGGCTATCAGGCGGGCAGGGTCTGCAGTGCTGGCAGCAGAGGCCCATGAGCGTGACACCCTTGCCCGCTTTAACTATTCGGATACCCAGGCACAGCGTTACGAAAAACTTTTGCAGTCACAATCTGTAAGTGAAGAGGCAGTAGAATCGAGAAGGCAGGAACGCGATGTTGCCTGGGCTGGCCTTGCCTCAGCACGGGCGAATCTCGAGGCAGTACGACAGGAGCTTTTGGCTGCAAGGGCTGACCGTGAGGGTGTTATTAAACAACGGGTTAGTCTGCGGCTTTTCTCACCGGTGAATGGCCTGGTCACAGCACGCAATGCTGACCCTGGTACCACGGCTGTTGCAGGGCAGGCAGTAGTGGAGCTGATCAATCCTGAGTCTGTCTGGATCAATGTCAGGTTCAATCAGCTTGACTCCTCCGGCCTGCGGCCTGGTCTTCAAGCCCGGATCGTCCTGCGTTCAAAGGCCAGTCAGATTCTGCCCGGCAGGGTGCTTCTGGTAGAGCCCCTGGCTGATGCAGTTACCGAGGAGATTTTGGCGAAAGTTGTGTTTGATGATGTGCCGGAACCCCTGCCGCCTGTCGGGGAATTGGCAGAGGTCTCTGTAGGACTGCCCGGGCTTGCCCCCCTGCCGGTTGTGCCTAATGCAAGTGTGCACCGGGTAAACGGTGCTAAAGGTGTCTGGGTTACAGGTGATGGCGGCATTCGTTTTGCCCCTGTAAAGCTGGGTGCAACAGATCCTGACGGCAGGGTGCAGGTGCTCGATGGATTGAGTGCAGGGGATGAGGTGGTGGTCTATAGCCAAAAGGCGCTCAATGCCCGCAGCCGGGTCAGGATAGTTGAACGCCTGCCAGGGGTGTCAAAATGA
- a CDS encoding TetR/AcrR family transcriptional regulator: MQASPKYLPADERRAATVDAVVELAAEQNPNDITTAAIAKRMNLTQGAIFRHFPDKDSIWQAVMEWVSVQLLARTDKAVQMTASPIAALEAMFMTHIDFISRHPGVPRILFGELQHAEDTPAKRMVQTLLMHYSKRLRTIIGQGKSQGELSGDVDVDAAASLFVGMLQGLIMQSLLARDINHMRREASGVFAIYRRGLGA, from the coding sequence ATGCAGGCTAGTCCAAAATATCTTCCTGCTGATGAGCGGAGAGCAGCCACTGTTGATGCAGTAGTAGAACTGGCTGCAGAGCAGAACCCGAATGACATTACCACAGCGGCTATTGCCAAACGGATGAACCTCACTCAGGGGGCGATCTTCAGGCACTTTCCGGACAAGGACTCGATCTGGCAGGCTGTAATGGAGTGGGTTTCCGTGCAGCTACTTGCCAGGACAGATAAGGCGGTTCAAATGACCGCGTCACCCATCGCAGCACTGGAGGCCATGTTCATGACTCACATTGATTTCATATCCCGGCACCCGGGGGTCCCGCGGATATTGTTTGGCGAACTTCAGCATGCTGAAGATACGCCTGCCAAACGCATGGTCCAGACGCTTCTCATGCATTATAGCAAGCGCCTTCGAACGATAATCGGACAGGGAAAATCCCAGGGCGAATTGTCCGGGGATGTTGATGTGGATGCTGCTGCGTCTCTCTTTGTGGGTATGCTGCAGGGCCTTATCATGCAGTCACTATTGGCACGGGACATAAATCATATGCGTAGAGAAGCATCCGGAGTGTTCGCAATCTATCGCCGGGGTCTGGGGGCATAA